Proteins from one Hyperolius riggenbachi isolate aHypRig1 chromosome 2, aHypRig1.pri, whole genome shotgun sequence genomic window:
- the LOC137542304 gene encoding E3 ubiquitin/ISG15 ligase TRIM25-like, with product MASAVLSKELECPVCLSVYTDPVNLKCGHNFCRECVDRVLDSQEGSGGYSCPECREEFMERPTLQTNIALRNIAEHVLSTQPDQEEAGVRCTYCVDSPVPAVMSCLLCDASLCDKHLRVHSKAPEHILCVPTTSPETRKCSVHKELLKYYCTEDAACVCVSCYVIGGHVGHKMRSLDEASEEKKKKLRNDLQKLMTETHEAEKRVQSLEERRRKAQEKADGDTERVTALFRNLRRRLEDLEKRVLSDITMQVQSYDDIIRQLEIKKEELSSKMRHIEELCNMTDPLNFLQESHTGDLCDTEDRHDKQLHDGGDLDVAGISHTLHTAISDIMSGVTGGIYIYIQHADILLDVNTAHNKLHISDDRKTASCADRWQKRWKTRARFQDYNQVLSSRSFSSGRHYWEVDVGGSDSWRVGMCYPSIARRRDQSRIGDNNKSWGLYRDDNECSVIHNSEETEFPDGIPSDRVRIYLDYEAGQISFYALCNPIRHLHTFAATFTEPLHAALGVWHGFIKISGGNQGV from the coding sequence ATGGCGTCTGCTGTTCTGAGCAAGGAGCTGGAGTGTCCCGTCTGTCTGAGCGTTTATACAGACCCTGTAAACCTGAAATGTGGCCACAACTTCTGCCGGGAATGTGTTGATCGTGTGCTGGACTCACAGGAGGGGTCTGGAGGCTATTCCTGTCCTGAATGTAGAGAGGAGTTTATGGAGCGGCCAACACTGCAGACAAACATTGCTCTGAGAAACATAGCAGAACATGTCCTGTCTACTCAGCCAGATCAGGAGGAGGCCGGAGTCCGCTGTACTTACTGTGTGGACTCTCCTGTACCAGCTGTTATGTCCTGTCTGCTGTGTGATGCTTCTCTGTGTGATAAAcacctgagagtccacagcaagGCACCAGAACACATCTTATGTGTCCCCACCACCTCCCCGGAGACCaggaaatgctccgtccataagGAACTATTgaagtattactgcactgaggatgctgcctgtgtctgtgtgtcctgctATGTGATTGGGGGACATGTAGGACATAAGATGAGGTCACTGGATGAGGCCTCTGAGGAGAAAAAGAAGAAGCTGAGAAATGATCTGCAGAAACTGATGACAGAGACACATGAGGctgagaaaagagtccagagtctggaggaacgcaggagaaaagcacaagaaaaagcagATGGTGATACAGAGAGAGTCACTGCCCTGTTTAGAAACCTCAGGAGACGGCTGGAGGATCTGGAAAAGAGAGTACTGAGTGACATCACCATGCAGGTGCAATCCTATGATGACATCATCAGGCAGCTGGAGATAAAGAAGGAGGAGCTATCCAGCaagatgcgtcacattgaggagctgtgtaacatgactgatccactgaATTTCTTACAGGAATcacacacaggtgacttgtgtgacacggaggacagacatgataagcagctccatgatggaggggatctggatgtggccggcatctcacacacattacacacagcaatatctgatatcatgtctggggtaactggagggatctatatctatatacagCATGCGgacatattactggatgtaaacacagctcATAATAAGCTACATATATCGGATgacaggaaaactgcatcctGTGCAGATAGATGGCAGAAGCGCTGGAAAACACGAGCAAGATTTCAGGATTATAATCAGGTGTTGAGCAGCCggagtttctcctcagggcgacattactgggaagtggatgttgggggATCAGATAGCTGGAGAGtcgggatgtgttaccccagtatagccaggaggaGAGATCAGTCACGGATTGGAGATAATAACAAGTCCTGGGGTTTGTACAGGGATGATAATGAGTGCTCAGTGATACATAATAGTGAAGAGACCGAGTTCCCTGATGGGATCCCCAGTGATAGAGTCAGGATATATCTGGACTATGAGgccgggcagatctccttttatgccctgtgtAACCcaatcagacacctccacacatttgctgccaccttcactgagcccctccatgctgcattAGGTGTATGGCATGGTTTTATAAAGATATCTGGGGGGAATCAGGGGGTGTGA